A stretch of the Rosa rugosa chromosome 5, drRosRugo1.1, whole genome shotgun sequence genome encodes the following:
- the LOC133711762 gene encoding uncharacterized protein LOC133711762, with protein sequence MSDRATKERQFGYYARVLVDVDLARELPSSLMIERENHCFPIEVVYENLCTHCGLVGHTADRCKQLNDKEQRNKKQRGKPSQPLTTVVRQEYRVKRNVVTSDIRHDMQMVYASPPNMTNEIVTKDQHAAPTLTVDDDSPRVQSSERELVEIAQFAQTVIEEAALGEMETIAQRVIEEPLEATIEVANARKDDLSSSETTEQVLEEHFSLENAAGELTKGKTSGHDLTEEDQCTTGIDGTPPRGQFEMQAVNSMMGGDTGLKNMTLVLSKGQKKRLRKQQREEKQPEEGTVDRYPARNRGPPHKLNL encoded by the coding sequence ATGTCAGACCGGGCTACGAAGGAGCGTCAGTTTGGCTATTATGCCAGAGTTTTAGTAGATGTGGATCTTGCCAGGGAATTACCATCTTCGTTGATGATCGAGCGTGAAAATCATTGTTTTCCCATTGAAGTGGTCTATGAAAATTTGTGCACCCATTGTGGTTTGGTTGGCCATACTGCTGATCGTTGTAAGCAACTAAACGACAAGGAACAAAGGAACAAGAAACAGCGTGGGAAGCCTTCTCAGCCTTTGACTACTGTAGTGCGTCAAGAGTACAGGGTAAAGCGTAATGTGGTCACTTCTGATATTAGGCATGATATGCAGATGGTCTATGCTTCTCCACCAAATATGACTAATGAAATTGTTACAAAGGATCAACATGCTGCTCCAACTCTGACAGTTGATGACGACTCTCCTAGGGTCCAATCTTCTGAAAGGGAATTGGTAGAAATTGCTCAGTTTGCACAAACCGTTATTGAAGAGGCGGCTTTGGGTGAAATGGAGACTATTGCCCAGCGAGTAATAGAGGAGCCATTGGAAGCAACTATTGAAGTTGCTAATGCAAGGAAGGATGACTTGAGCTCCTCGGAAACGACTGAACAAGTTCTTGAGGAGCATTTTTCTCTGGAAAATGCAGCAGGTGAGTTGACAAAAGGGAAAACTAGTGGCCATGACTTAACTGAGGAAGACCAGTGCACAACTGGTATTGATGGAACCCCGCCTAGGGGGCAATTTGAAATGCAAGCAGTGAATTCTATGATGGGGGGTGATACAGGCCTTAAGAATATGACCCTTGTTCTTTCTAAAGGGCAGAAAAAGAGACTCCGCAAACAGCAAAGAGAGGAAAAGCAGCCAGAAGAGGGCACTGTGGATCGTTACCCCGCAAGAAATAGGGGTCCTCCTCATAAGCTTAATTTATGA
- the LOC133708050 gene encoding probable glutathione S-transferase has translation MADQVRLFGTWCSPFSTRVIWALKLKGIPYDYIEEDLPYKKSAQLLKYNPVHKKIPVLVHGEKPICESMVIVEYIEETWLQNPLLPSDPYERAMARFWVKFAEDTAPAIWMVFRTTGEEHEKAKKEVLEMLRTIEEHAGLDKKRFFGGDNIGIVDIAFGQIARWFGVIEEVVGMELLEPHAFPHVHAWTNNFKDVPAIKGNLPDHDRMVAFYKPFRESLLASS, from the exons ATGGCTGATCAGGTGAGGCTATTTGGAACATGGTGTAGTCCATTTAGTACACGGGTTATATGGGCTCTGAAGCTGAAAGGGATTCCATATGATTACATTGAGGAAGATCTTCCCTACAAGAAAAGTGCTCAACTTCTCAAGTACAACCCAGTGCATAAGAAGATCCCAGTTCTTGTTCATGGAGAAAAGCCGATTTGCGAGTCCATGGTCATCGTTGAATATATAGAAGAAACATGGCTGCAGAACCCTTTGCTGCCCAGTGACCCTTACGAGAGAGCCATGGCCAGGTTCTGGGTTAAGTTTGCTGAAGATACG GCTCCTGCAATTTGGATGGTCTTTCGAACTACAGGCGAGGAGCATGAGAAAGCCAAGAAAGAGGTTTTGGAGATGCTGAGAACCATTGAAGAGCACGCAGGTCTTGATAAGAAGAGATTTTTCGGAGGAGACAACATTGGAATTGTGGACATAGCCTTTGGACAGATTGCTCGATGGTTTGGAGTCATTGAAGAAGTAGTTGGGATGGAGCTACTTGAACCCCATGCCTTTCCTCACGTTCATGCATGGACGAACAACTTCAAAGACGTGCCTGCAATCAAAGGAAACCTTCCTGATCATGACAGAATGGTTGCCTTCTATAAGCCATTCAGGGAAAGCTTGCTGGCTTCTTCCTGA
- the LOC133711763 gene encoding glutathione transferase GST 23-like codes for MWDFFIKVGEEQEKATKTCLEILKTIEEHGLCGGDAIGLADLILGWVIHILLPMETITGIKLIEAETFPSLHLWLENFSESPAIKENLPDMDRVMEFFKKTRESFIK; via the coding sequence ATGTGGGATTTTTTCATCAAAGTTGGGGAAGAACAAGAAAAGGCGACCAAAACATGTTTGGAGATTCTGAAGACCATAGAAGAGCATGGACTGTGTGGTGGTGACGCAATCGGATTGGCTGATCTTATTTTGGGGTGGGTCATCCACATATTGTTGCCTATGGAAACTATTACTGGAATCAAGCTTATAGAAGCGGAAACATTTCCTTCTTTGCATTTATGGTTGGAAAATTTTTCTGAAAGTCCTGCAATCAAAGAGAACTTGCCTGATATGGATAGAGTAATGGAATTTTTCAAAAAGACAAGGGAGAGCTTCATTAAATAA